DNA from Krasilnikovia cinnamomea:
GATGCTCTCGAGCCAGGCGCAGGACCTGGGCGTGTGCACCACGCCGGACGCGCCGTACAGCGGCTGCAAGTTCATGGACTCGACGGAGCTCGCCATCTACGGCGCCCCCTCCGCCTGATCCGCGAGCAACCACCGGCCCGTCCCGTGCTCACGGGGCGGGCCGGTGGCGTTCCTACGCAGGTGAGAACACGGACACGTACATCTCGACTACATAAAGAAACATGTAGCTGTATGGATCTTTGCCTCCCGGACAAAGATGATCACCGATCAACGGGCCACAGACGTGGGGTGGAATCGGCGCGGGGCACCAGGCTTGGCGAGGGTTCCACCCGAGCCCGGCCGAGAGGGGCCTTGATGAGACCGTTGTCAACACCGTCGCTGAACCGGCGGTGGGGGGCAGCAGCCGCGGGCGTCGTCCTACTCGCGGGGCTACTCCCCGCCCAGGCGTACGCCGCCGCACCGAAGCCGAAGGGTGCCGTGGGCGGCGCCTCGGGCGAGACCGGCGAGGAACTCGCCAACTACGACTCGCGTGAATCACTGAACGTCACTGCTGCCAGGCCCGAGGTCGCGGCCAGGAGCGCGGGCGTCGCGGCGCAGCGCCTGGCCGCCGCGGCCAAGCCGGGCAGCCCGGCGCGCAAGCTGCGCGACCAGCTCGGCGTGCAGGGCATCGTCGACATCGACAACGCCACGGGTACGCCCCGGCGGGTCGCCCGGCTCGACGGTTTCCTCACCACCGCCAGCCGCAAGAAGCCAGAGGCCGTCGCGCTCGACTACGTCAAGGCGCACTCCGACGTCTTCGGTCTCAGCGCCGCCGCGGTCGACCAGCTGCAGCTGCGCAAGGACTACGTCGATGTCGCCGGTACCCACCACCTCAGCTTCATCCAGAGCGTGGACGGCGTGCCGGTGTTCGGCAACGGCCTCAAGGCGCACGTCACCAAGGACGGACGCCTCGTCCAGGTCGACGGCTCGCCGCTGGCCGCGCTGCCCGGCACCCCGGGCAAGGCCGCGCTGAGCGCCGAGAAGGCCCGCGCCACCGCGGTCGACAACGTCTTCGGTGACTCCCGGGCCACGGTCGTCGCACCCGCCGCGGGCGCGACCCAGGCCACCACGTTCTCGGACAAGGGCTCGGCGAAGCTGGTCATGTTCCAGACCGCGGCCGGTCCGCGCCTGGCCTGGCGGGTCCTCGCGATGGACGAGGGCTGGATCCACGTCGTCGACGCCCAGAACGGCACGGTCCTGTTCCGGCAGAGCATCGTCGCCCACCGCGACAACGGCCTGGCCTGGCCCAACTACCCCGGCTCACCGTCCGGCGGCAAGCAGGTCCCGGTCAACCTGAACAAGTGGCTGCCGAAGGACTCGCCGAAGCTGGCGGGCAACGTCGCGCACGTCTACGCGGACGTCAACGACGACAACAAGGCCAACCCGGACGAGGAGATCGCCCCGGCGGGCGAGAACAACTGGAAGTTCCCGTTCACGGACTTCAGCGCGCAGGTGGGCGGCAAGTGCTCCGCGGTGTACCAGTGCTCGTGGGACCCGAAGGTGCCGTACTCCTGGCAGAAGAACCGCAGCCAGGGCGCGGTGCAGATGTACTACTTCATCGGCAAGTTCCACGATCACCTGGCCGCGCGCCCGATCGGCTTCGGCCGGTCCGCGGGCAACTTCGAGGCGGTCGACGGCGACGCGGTGCAGGGTCAGGCCCTCGACGGGGCCGACTCGGGCAACGGCCTGCCCGACCGGCAGCACCTCAACAACGCCAACATGAGCACCCCGCCGGACGGCACCCCGCCGGTCATGCAGATGTTCCTGTACTCGGACCCGGCGCACCCGACCGCTCCGTACATCGCCGCGAACTCCGGCGACGAGTCCGAGACGGTGTATCACGAGTACGCGCACGGCCTGTCCAACCGCCTCGTGGTCGACGCCAGTGGCGACTCGACGCTGGGCGCGGTGCAGTCCGGCGCGATGGGTGAGGCCTGGAGCGACTGGTACGCGTTCGACCTGCTGGTCAGCGAGGGCCACATGCCGGACACCAAGGCCGAGGGCGACGTGGTGGTCGGCAAGTACGTCGCCGCGGGCCTCAACCGCGTGCGCAGTGAGGGCCTGGACTGCAAGGTCGGCAGCACCTCGGCGCTGTGCCCGGGCACCCCGGGCGCGGGCCCCGGCGGCTACACGTACGGCGACTTCGCCAAGGTCCGCGGCAAGCAGGAGGTGCACGCGGACGGCGAGATCTGGGCCCAGACCCTGTGGGACCTGCGCGACGCGATCGGCAGCGCCAAGTCCCGGTCCCTGGTGACGCGGGCGATGGAGCTTTCCCCCGCGAACCCGTCGTTCCTCGACGAGCGCAACTCGATCCTGCAGGCCGACCTCGTCGTCAACGGCGGCCGGCTGCAGAAGAAGATCTGGCAGGTGTTCGCGCGCCGCGGCATGGGCTACTTCGCCGGTGCCATCGACGGTGACGACTTCCGCCCCGTCGAGGACTTCTCGATGCCGCCCGCGGCCGACACCCCGCGCGGCACCGTGACGGGCAAGATCACCGACGGCCAGACCGGTGCGGCCCTGGCCGGGGCGACGGTCGCCTTCGGCGGCCACACCTCCGGCTTCGCCGGCGACTACGTCGCCACCACCGGGGCCGACGGCACGTACACGATCAGTGACGTGCTGCCCGGCACCTACCCCAAGGTGTTCGCCAAGGGCGCCGGATACGACTCCGTGGTCAAGACGCTCTCCGTCGGCGCCCGGGCGAACGTGGTCGACTGGCCGATGCGCCGTGACTGGGCGTCGACCAGTGGTGGCAGCAGCGTCGTGACCGCCACCGGCCCGGACTACACCCAGTACGGCTGTGGCCCGAAGCACCTGTTCGACCTGTCGTACGGCTCGGGCTGGGGCTCGGACATCGTCAAGGACGGCACCGGACAGGCGGTGGTGCTGAAGCTGCCGCGGGCGGTCGACATCGCCGAGCTGACCCTGGACGCGACCGCCACCTGCGGCGACGCCGGCACCGCGTCGACCGGCAGGTTCCGGATCGAGACGTCGGCCGACGGCGCCGCCTGGACGGTGGCCGCCGAGGGGCAGTTCACCGAGGCCAACTGGAACAAGGCCAACCCGGTGCCGCTGACCGCGGGCCGGACCGGCGTGCAGTTCCTCCGGTACACGATGCTCTCGACCCAGGCGCAGGACCAGAACCTGTGCACCTCGGATGACGCGCCGTACAGCGGCTGCGAATTCATGGACTCGACGGAGCTCGCCATCTACGGCGACCCCTCCGCCTGATCCGCTGACCACCGGCCCGTCCCGTACCTGGGGCGGGCCGGTGGTATACCGGTTACCCCGCCGTCACGGCACCCGGTACCATGCACACATGGCCCGGTCGCTTCTGCTCCTTACACAGCCGTGCTGACCCGTCGGTAGACGACAGCACGGCGCCCCCTCCTGCGTGAGGGGCTTTTTTGTGCCCTGAAGCAGGCCGACCCCGTCCACGACTTCCGCGAACGAGATGATGACGATGAGCGAGTCCGACACCACGGCGGACGTCCCGCCGTTCCGGTACACCGCGGCGCTGGCCGGGGAGATCGAAGAGCGCTGGCAGGCGTACTGGGCCGAGCACGGCACGTTCCACGCGCCCAACCCGGTGGGGGAGCTGGCCGAGCCTGCGCACCCGCGCGCCGGGGCGCCGAAGCTGCACGTGCAGGACATGTTCCCGTACCCGTCGGGGGCCGGGCTGCACGTCGGGCACCCGCTGGGCTACATCGGCACCGACTGCTACACCCGCTACCAGCGGATGGC
Protein-coding regions in this window:
- a CDS encoding M36 family metallopeptidase, yielding MRPLSTPSLNRRWGAAAAGVVLLAGLLPAQAYAAAPKPKGAVGGASGETGEELANYDSRESLNVTAARPEVAARSAGVAAQRLAAAAKPGSPARKLRDQLGVQGIVDIDNATGTPRRVARLDGFLTTASRKKPEAVALDYVKAHSDVFGLSAAAVDQLQLRKDYVDVAGTHHLSFIQSVDGVPVFGNGLKAHVTKDGRLVQVDGSPLAALPGTPGKAALSAEKARATAVDNVFGDSRATVVAPAAGATQATTFSDKGSAKLVMFQTAAGPRLAWRVLAMDEGWIHVVDAQNGTVLFRQSIVAHRDNGLAWPNYPGSPSGGKQVPVNLNKWLPKDSPKLAGNVAHVYADVNDDNKANPDEEIAPAGENNWKFPFTDFSAQVGGKCSAVYQCSWDPKVPYSWQKNRSQGAVQMYYFIGKFHDHLAARPIGFGRSAGNFEAVDGDAVQGQALDGADSGNGLPDRQHLNNANMSTPPDGTPPVMQMFLYSDPAHPTAPYIAANSGDESETVYHEYAHGLSNRLVVDASGDSTLGAVQSGAMGEAWSDWYAFDLLVSEGHMPDTKAEGDVVVGKYVAAGLNRVRSEGLDCKVGSTSALCPGTPGAGPGGYTYGDFAKVRGKQEVHADGEIWAQTLWDLRDAIGSAKSRSLVTRAMELSPANPSFLDERNSILQADLVVNGGRLQKKIWQVFARRGMGYFAGAIDGDDFRPVEDFSMPPAADTPRGTVTGKITDGQTGAALAGATVAFGGHTSGFAGDYVATTGADGTYTISDVLPGTYPKVFAKGAGYDSVVKTLSVGARANVVDWPMRRDWASTSGGSSVVTATGPDYTQYGCGPKHLFDLSYGSGWGSDIVKDGTGQAVVLKLPRAVDIAELTLDATATCGDAGTASTGRFRIETSADGAAWTVAAEGQFTEANWNKANPVPLTAGRTGVQFLRYTMLSTQAQDQNLCTSDDAPYSGCEFMDSTELAIYGDPSA